In Strigops habroptila isolate Jane chromosome 7, bStrHab1.2.pri, whole genome shotgun sequence, the following are encoded in one genomic region:
- the THEGL gene encoding testicular haploid expressed gene protein-like isoform X1, producing the protein MTARPSARILELAKPKQDFGKNLYRPLYLYSCGRESMIWERPSLVDFRLPSDRLLKLAEPKQCQAAYLLQRPRSSPEWPVSPAALSCKASPRIVELARPKVLHPEFLPAKKVPTQVTSAAALARASSWIQQLAEPRVKKVTCCYEYGPFESAIRPVSKFAQEAIASPRTLELAMAKRLHPDYMPVRDAAWSVTKAAKQAVATPRLVELAQPCKRLPMNLTQFNPNAFTVKESAKKAVCSARIKELACPIKR; encoded by the exons ATGACAGCTAGACCATCCGCAAGGATACTGGAATTGGCCAAGCCCAAGCAAGATTTTGGCAAGAACCTGTACAG GCCCCTTTACTTGTACAGCTGTGGACGGGAATCAATGATCTGGGAGCGTCCCTCTCTAGTGGATTTTCGCTTGCCTTCTGATCGGCTGCTGAAGTTGGCTGAACCTAAACAATGCCAGGCTGCTTACCTGCTGCAAAG ACCTCGCAGCTCCCCTGAATGGCCTGTGtcaccagcagcactgagctgtaAGGCCTCCCCACGGATTGTGGAGCTCGCCCGGCCAAAGGTGCTGCACCCAGAGTTCCTGCCGGCCAAAAAG GTGCCAACACAGGTTACAAGTGCTGCGGCCTTGGCCAGAGCATCCTCATGGATACAGCAGCTGGCAGAGCCCCGGGTCAAGAAGGTGACCTGCTGCTATGAGTATGGCCCTTTTGAATCTGCCATTCGCCCG GTTTCCAAGTTTGCTCAGGAGGCAATTGCGAGCCCTCGCACCCTAGAGCTGGCTATGGCAAAAAGATTGCATCCTGATTATATGCCTGTGCGGGATGCTGCATGGTCAGTGACAAAGGCTGCAAAGCAGGCAGTGGCCACACCAAGGCTTGTGGAACTGGCCCAGCCTTGTAAAAG GCTTCCTATGAACTTGACTCAATTCAACCCAAACGCCTTCACCGTGAAGGAGTCTGCTAAGAAGGCAGTTTGTTCTGCTCGGATCAAAGAACTGGCTTGTCCGATAAAGCGCTGA
- the ARL9 gene encoding ADP-ribosylation factor-like protein 9 isoform X2, producing MGAHGANPVAGSEGAAAVGDACLPLAAEGRLWHSSLLALSKRGTGHGKQILVLGLDGAGKTSVLHSLVTNHVKRSVAPTEGFNAICVNTEESQMEFLEIGGSESLRSYWKMYLPKVLLLIYVVDSADHARLPLAKQLLHQLIQNNSTLPVVVLANKQDLEGAYSITDIHDALALSDIGDNRKMFLIGTHVAEDGSEISSNMKDAKELIAQLVLEAQ from the exons ATGGGTGCCCATGGAGCAAATCCTGTTGCGGGGAGCGAGGGGGCAGCAGCTGTGGGGGACGCCTGCCTTCCGCTGGCAGCAGAAGGCCGCCTGTGGCACAGTTCGCTCTTGGCTTTATCGAAACGG GGTACAGGACACGGCAAGCAGATACTGGTGCTGGGCCTGGATGGGGCTGGGAAGACCAGCGTTCTGCATTCCCTGGTGACTAACCATGTCAAGCGCAGCGTGGCTCCCACTGAGGGCTTCAACGCTATCTGCGTCAACACCGAAGAGTCACAGATGGAGTTCCTGGAGA TCGGGGGCAGTGAATCTCTGCGTTCATACTGGAAGATGTACTTGCCCAAAGTGCTGTTGCTAATCTATGTCGTGGACTCGGCCGATCATGCCCGACTGCCTCTGGCAAAACAGCTGCTTCATCAACTGATCCAGAACAACTCCACCCTGCCAGTGGTGGTTCTGGCCAACAAGCAG GACCTCGAAGGTGCATATTCCATCACCGATATCCACGATGCTCTGGCACTGTCCGATATCGGGGACAACAGGAAGATGTTCTTGATTGGTACCCATGTGGCAGAAGATGGCTCCGAGATCTCCTCCAACATGAAGGATGCCAAGGAGCTGATAGCACAGCTGGTTTTGGAAGCACAGTGA
- the SARAF gene encoding store-operated calcium entry-associated regulatory factor yields the protein MAAAGRAAAGAGALCSALFLLLLCAAAGPAWGWGQHGRVLLREVQALTLHREQYTTARRTAAVPQLQCTGGTAGCSHIPEVVQCYNKGWDGYDVQWQCKADLENTHRFGKMEVSCEGFDYPDDPYILKGSCSLLFRLELTEEGERKVKNPGSFSYYQSRKDSSDSGAGAILVVVLLALAFGVYKFLLSNQQPEQSSGDSDGFTRPSWQSHRAPPPPGFKSSFTDDNNFGTHSYHGTNSGPGFWTGLGAGGLLGYLAGSHRAQPHSPYYSTWADPTAAPPMNGQPSNAMQGSSSGTRTASGFGGTKRR from the exons ATGGCGGCTGCTGGGCGGGCTGCAGCCGGAGCCGGCGCCCTCTGCTCCGcgctcttcctgctcctcctctgtgctgccGCGGGCCCCGCCTGGGGATGGGGCCAGCATG GGAGGGTTCTGCTGCGGGAGGTGCAGGCGCTCACTCTCCACAGAGAGCAGTACACGACAGCCCGGCGGACAGCTGCAGTCCCTCAATTACAGTGCACAGGAGGCACTGCTGGATGCTCCCACATCCCGGAGGTTGTGCAGTGTTACAACAAAGGCTGGGATGGCTATGATGTACAG tggcagTGCAAAGCAGACTTGGAAAATACTCACCGGTTTGGAAAGATGGAAGTGAGCTGTGAAGGCTTTGATTACCCGGATGATCCTTACATCTTAAAGGGCTCCTGTAGTTTGCTGTTCAGGCTAGAGCTGACTGAGGAAGGTGAAAGGAAAGTGAAGAACCCTGGAAGCTTTAGCTATTATCAGTCAAGGAAGGATTCTTCTGATTCTGGTGCTGGAGCGATTCTTGTAGTTGTTCTCCTGGCTCTTGCTTTTGGAGTATACAAGTTCTTGCTCAGTAaccagcagccagagcagagttCTGGTGACAGTGATGGATTCACTAGGCCTTCCTGGCAGAGTCATCGggcacctcctcctcctggttTTAAGTCCAGCTTCACAG atGACAACAACTTTGGGACTCATTCCTATCATGGAACCAATTCAGGACCAGGATTTTGGACTGGATTAGGAGCAGGAGGCTTGCTAGGTTACTTGGCTGGCAGTCACAG AGCCCAGCCACATTCCCCATACTACAGTACATGGGCAGATCCCACAGCTGCACCTCCAATGAATGGTCAGCCAAGCAATGCCATGCAAGGTAGCAGTTCAGGAACAAGAACTGCTTCTG GGTTTGGGGGCACAAAACGAAGATGA
- the SRP72 gene encoding signal recognition particle subunit SRP72, with translation MAAAAAAAAGGSGAAAALWSEVNRCGQNGDFARALKSVNKILQISKDDVTALQCKVVCLIQNGNFKEALSVINTHTKVLTSDVIAFEKAYCEYRLNRIENALKTIQSASQQTDKLKELYGQVLYRLERYDDCLAAYRDLIRNSQDEYEEERKTNLSAVVAAQSTWEKVMPEDLGLREATYELCYNSACALIGQGKLNEAMKKLQRAEELCRQSLSEDSDVTEEDIEAELAIIHGQMAYIMQLQGRTEDALQLYNQIIKLKPTDVGLLAVIANNIITINKDQNVFDSKKKVKLTNAEGVEHKLSKKQLQAIEFNKALLAMYTNQADQCRKLSASLQSQSPEHLLPVLIQAAQLCREKQHAKAVGLLQDFADQHPANAAEIKLTMAQLKIAQGSVTKACMILRSIEELQHKPGMVSALVTMYSHEEDIDSAIEVFTQAIQWYQQFQPKSPVHLSLIREAANFKLKHGRKKEAISDLEELWKQNPKDVHTLAQLISAYSLVDPEKAKVLSKHLPSSDTLSLKVDVDALENSHGATYIRKKAGKLTGDNQQKEQGQGDVKKKKKKKKGKLPKNYDPKVTPDPERWLPMRERSYYRGRKKGKKKDQVGKGTQGSTTAGSSELDASRTASSPPTSPRPGSGAAVSATSNVIPPRHQKPAGAPATKKKQQQKKKKGAKGGW, from the exons atggcggcggcggcggcggcggcggcgggcgggtcgggggcggcggcggcgctgtGGAGCGAGGTGAACCGCTGCGGGCAGAACGGCGACTTCGCCCGCGCGCTCAAGTCCGTTAATAAGA TACTGCAGATCAGCAAAGATGATGTGACTGCACTTCAGTGTAAAGTAGTGTGTCTTATCCAGAACGGGAACTTCAAGGAAGCCCTCAGTGTAATCAACACCCATACGAAAGTGTTAACCAG TGATGTTATTGCCTTTGAGAAGGCCTACTGCGAATACAGGCTGAATCGTATTGAAAATGCTCTCAAGACCATTCAGAGTGCCAGTCAGCAGACAGACAAACTGAAGGAGCTTTATGGACAAGTG CTGTACAGGCTGGAGCGTTACGATGATTGTCTGGCTGCGTACAGGGATCTCATCCGCAACTCCCAGGATGAGtatgaagaagagaggaaaaccaaCCTCTCTGCTGTTGTGGCAGCACAAAGCACGTGGGAGAAAGTGATGCCA GAGGATTTGGGCCTTCGAGAAGCTACCTACGAGCTGTGTTATAACAGTGCATGTGCATTGATTGGGCAAGGAAAGCTGAatgaagcaatgaaaaaacTACAGAGAGCGGAAG AGCTGTGCCGCCAGTCGCTGTCAGAAGACTCT GATGTGACAGAGGAAGACATTGAAGCTGAACTAGCCATTATTCATGGTCAGATGGCTTATATCATGCAACTACAGGGTCGTACAGAGGATGCTCTACAGCTCTACAATCAAATAATCAAGTTGAA GCCAACAGATGTAGGACTCCTTGCTGTCATTGCAAATAACATCATCACAATTAACAAG GACCAAAATGTCTTTGACtcaaagaaaaaggtgaagcTGACCAATGCTGAAGGAGTTGAGCATAAACTCTCCAAAAAGCAGCTCCAGGCGATTGAATTCAACAAAGCTTTGCTGGCAATGTACACTAACCAG GCAGATCAGTGCCGCAAGCTGTCGGCAAGCCTGCAGTCGCAGAGCCCTGAGCATCTTCTCCCTGTGCTGATCCAGGCTGCCCAACTGTGTCGTGAGAAGCAGCATGCAAAGGCTGTAGGGCTTCTGCAG GACTTTGCAGACCAGCACCCTGCCAATGCAGCTGAGATCAAGCTGACGATGGCCCAGCTAAAAATTGCACAAG GCAGTGTTACCAAAGCCTGCATGATCCTGAGGAGCATAGAAGAACTGCAGCACAAGCCTGGTATG GTGTCTGCGTTAGTGACAATGTACAGTCACGAAGAGGACATTGACAGTGCAATTGAGGTCTTCACACAGGCTATCCAATGGTATCAGCAATTCCAG CCAAAGTCTCCTGTCCATTTGTCACTGATAAGGGAAGCTGCCAACTTCAAACTAAAGCAtggcaggaagaaggaagcaaTCAGCGACTTGGAGGAGCTCTGGAA GCAAAACCCAAAAGATGTGCATACTCTGGCACAGCTCATCTCTGCCTACTCCCTGGTGGACCCCGAAAAAGCTAAAGT TCTTAGCAAACACTTGCCTTCCTCGGACACACTGTCACTGAAAGTAGATGTTGATGCACTGGAGAACTCCCATGGAGCAACCTACATTCGGAAGAAGGCTGGGAAGCTCACTGGAGACAACCAGCAGAAAGAGCAAGG acaAGGGGAtgtgaagaagaagaagaaaaaaaagaagg GAAAGCTGCCTAAGAATTATGATCCCAAGGTGACTCCTGACCCTGAGCGGTGGCTTCCAATGCGAGAGCGTTCCTACTATCGTGGACGGAAGAAGGGCAAGAAGAAGGATCAGGTTGGCAAGGGGACTCAGGGTTCAACTACAGCTGGCTCCTCTGAACT GGATGCCAGTAGGACTGCCAGCAGCCCACCTACCTCCCCTCGGCCTGGCAGTGGTGCAGCTGTGTCGGCCACAAGCAACGTCATCCCTCCCAGGCACCAAAAACCCGCTGGTGCTCCAGCCaccaagaagaaacagcagcagaagaaaaagaaaggggctAAAGGAGGGTGGTAA
- the LEPROTL1 gene encoding leptin receptor overlapping transcript-like 1, which produces MAGIKALISLSFGGAVGLMFLMLGCALPQYNQYWPLFVLFFYILSPIPYCIARRLVDDTDATSNACKELAIFLTTGIVVSAFGLPIVFARAELIYWGACALVLTGNTVIFATILGFFLVFGSNDDFSWQQW; this is translated from the exons ATGGCTGGCATCAAAG CCTTGATTAGCCTGTCCTTCGGGGGAGCGGTCGGACTGATGTTCCTGATGCTCGGATGTGCCCTTCCCCAGTACAA tcagtACTGGCCactgtttgttctgtttttttacATCCTGTCTCCTATCCCATACTGCATAGCAAGAAGATTAGTAGATGACACAGATGCTACAAGTAATGCCTGCAAGGAGCTAGCAATATTTCTTACAACAGGCATTGTTGTCTCAGCATTTGGGCTACCAATAGTGTTTGCCAGAGCAGAACTG ATCTACTGGGGCGCATGTGCACTTGTTCTTACGGGGAATACAGTCATCTTTGCCACCATCCTAGGATTTTTCTTGGTCTTTGGCAGCAATGACGACTTCAGCTGGCAGCAGTGGTGA
- the THEGL gene encoding testicular haploid expressed gene protein-like isoform X3, producing MYRIQELAEPKKAARANDLRPLYLYSCGRESMIWERPSLVDFRLPSDRLLKLAEPKQCQAAYLLQRPRSSPEWPVSPAALSCKASPRIVELARPKVLHPEFLPAKKVPTQVTSAAALARASSWIQQLAEPRVKKVTCCYEYGPFESAIRPVSKFAQEAIASPRTLELAMAKRLHPDYMPVRDAAWSVTKAAKQAVATPRLVELAQPCKRLPMNLTQFNPNAFTVKESAKKAVCSARIKELACPIKR from the exons ATGTACAG GATACAGGAACTTGCAGAACCCAAGAAAGCAGCTCGTGCAAATGACCTCAG GCCCCTTTACTTGTACAGCTGTGGACGGGAATCAATGATCTGGGAGCGTCCCTCTCTAGTGGATTTTCGCTTGCCTTCTGATCGGCTGCTGAAGTTGGCTGAACCTAAACAATGCCAGGCTGCTTACCTGCTGCAAAG ACCTCGCAGCTCCCCTGAATGGCCTGTGtcaccagcagcactgagctgtaAGGCCTCCCCACGGATTGTGGAGCTCGCCCGGCCAAAGGTGCTGCACCCAGAGTTCCTGCCGGCCAAAAAG GTGCCAACACAGGTTACAAGTGCTGCGGCCTTGGCCAGAGCATCCTCATGGATACAGCAGCTGGCAGAGCCCCGGGTCAAGAAGGTGACCTGCTGCTATGAGTATGGCCCTTTTGAATCTGCCATTCGCCCG GTTTCCAAGTTTGCTCAGGAGGCAATTGCGAGCCCTCGCACCCTAGAGCTGGCTATGGCAAAAAGATTGCATCCTGATTATATGCCTGTGCGGGATGCTGCATGGTCAGTGACAAAGGCTGCAAAGCAGGCAGTGGCCACACCAAGGCTTGTGGAACTGGCCCAGCCTTGTAAAAG GCTTCCTATGAACTTGACTCAATTCAACCCAAACGCCTTCACCGTGAAGGAGTCTGCTAAGAAGGCAGTTTGTTCTGCTCGGATCAAAGAACTGGCTTGTCCGATAAAGCGCTGA
- the ARL9 gene encoding ADP-ribosylation factor-like protein 9 isoform X1 translates to MGARLRPAARWGAALAATGGAAVAAWVWVRWRSRAALAPDCTVAAAAAADQGTGHGKQILVLGLDGAGKTSVLHSLVTNHVKRSVAPTEGFNAICVNTEESQMEFLEIGGSESLRSYWKMYLPKVLLLIYVVDSADHARLPLAKQLLHQLIQNNSTLPVVVLANKQDLEGAYSITDIHDALALSDIGDNRKMFLIGTHVAEDGSEISSNMKDAKELIAQLVLEAQ, encoded by the exons ATGGGCGCCCGCCTGCGGCCAGCTGCGCGATGGGGGGCGGCGCTGGCCGCGACGGGCGGCGCGGCCGTGGCGGCCTGGGTCTGGGTCCGCTGGCGGAGCCGGGCCGCGCTGGCTCCTGACTGCACTGTtgccgccgcagccgccgccgaTCAG GGTACAGGACACGGCAAGCAGATACTGGTGCTGGGCCTGGATGGGGCTGGGAAGACCAGCGTTCTGCATTCCCTGGTGACTAACCATGTCAAGCGCAGCGTGGCTCCCACTGAGGGCTTCAACGCTATCTGCGTCAACACCGAAGAGTCACAGATGGAGTTCCTGGAGA TCGGGGGCAGTGAATCTCTGCGTTCATACTGGAAGATGTACTTGCCCAAAGTGCTGTTGCTAATCTATGTCGTGGACTCGGCCGATCATGCCCGACTGCCTCTGGCAAAACAGCTGCTTCATCAACTGATCCAGAACAACTCCACCCTGCCAGTGGTGGTTCTGGCCAACAAGCAG GACCTCGAAGGTGCATATTCCATCACCGATATCCACGATGCTCTGGCACTGTCCGATATCGGGGACAACAGGAAGATGTTCTTGATTGGTACCCATGTGGCAGAAGATGGCTCCGAGATCTCCTCCAACATGAAGGATGCCAAGGAGCTGATAGCACAGCTGGTTTTGGAAGCACAGTGA
- the THEGL gene encoding testicular haploid expressed gene protein-like isoform X2 codes for MYSFDRIQELAEPKKAARANDLRLVWGNQETIWTISRRAMTARPSARILELAKPKQDFGKNLYRPLYLYSCGRESMIWERPSLVDFRLPSDRLLKLAEPKQCQAAYLLQRPRSSPEWPVSPAALSCKASPRIVELARPKVLHPEFLPAKKVSKFAQEAIASPRTLELAMAKRLHPDYMPVRDAAWSVTKAAKQAVATPRLVELAQPCKRLPMNLTQFNPNAFTVKESAKKAVCSARIKELACPIKR; via the exons ATGTACAG ttttgacAGGATACAGGAACTTGCAGAACCCAAGAAAGCAGCTCGTGCAAATGACCTCAG GCTTGTTTGGGGAAACCAAGAGACAATATGGACCATCTCACGGCGTGCTATGACAGCTAGACCATCCGCAAGGATACTGGAATTGGCCAAGCCCAAGCAAGATTTTGGCAAGAACCTGTACAG GCCCCTTTACTTGTACAGCTGTGGACGGGAATCAATGATCTGGGAGCGTCCCTCTCTAGTGGATTTTCGCTTGCCTTCTGATCGGCTGCTGAAGTTGGCTGAACCTAAACAATGCCAGGCTGCTTACCTGCTGCAAAG ACCTCGCAGCTCCCCTGAATGGCCTGTGtcaccagcagcactgagctgtaAGGCCTCCCCACGGATTGTGGAGCTCGCCCGGCCAAAGGTGCTGCACCCAGAGTTCCTGCCGGCCAAAAAG GTTTCCAAGTTTGCTCAGGAGGCAATTGCGAGCCCTCGCACCCTAGAGCTGGCTATGGCAAAAAGATTGCATCCTGATTATATGCCTGTGCGGGATGCTGCATGGTCAGTGACAAAGGCTGCAAAGCAGGCAGTGGCCACACCAAGGCTTGTGGAACTGGCCCAGCCTTGTAAAAG GCTTCCTATGAACTTGACTCAATTCAACCCAAACGCCTTCACCGTGAAGGAGTCTGCTAAGAAGGCAGTTTGTTCTGCTCGGATCAAAGAACTGGCTTGTCCGATAAAGCGCTGA